One window from the genome of Hemitrygon akajei chromosome 4, sHemAka1.3, whole genome shotgun sequence encodes:
- the LOC140726470 gene encoding uncharacterized protein: MNSQEQTEVQLVAATSCTRSTNLAKIQEVASWLLDMNQELLCGGSKRHRTGGSLRGNASLSHGEEDQMNRVVEVQEANCIRNADGSGAEACSSTIDEAPATATDEEENNNEITAEIKEGNKEEEQDDDEEEMDQDSDDFEQSDDSSREESYSNGNDITDQNYNDIATQQSLALLTKNQMNTRHGSRRFEKEIGQIDLSHFP; this comes from the exons GCTGCAACATCGTGCACACGATCCACCAATCTAGCAAAAATTCAGGAAGTTGCAAGCTGGCTGTTGGACATGAACCAGGAATTGCTGTGTGGGGGCAGCAAGAGGCATCGAACAGGAGGGTCTCTCCGAGGTAATGCCTCATTAAGTCATGGAGAGGAAGACCAAATGAACAGAGTTGTGGAAGTACAAGAGGCAAACTGTATAAGGAATGCGGATGGCAGTGGAGCTGAGGCATGTAGCAGCACCATTGATGAAGCTCCTGCCACTGCAACTGATGAAGAAGAAAACAACAATGAAATCACAGCAGAGATCAAAGAAGGGAACAAAGAAGAAGAACAAGATGATGATGAAGAGGAAATGGACCAAGACAGTGATGATTTTGAGCAATCTGATGACAGCAGTAGAGAAGAATCTTACTCAAATGGAAATGACATAACTGATCAAAATTATAATGATATTGCCACACAACAATCATTGGCTCTCTTAACAAAGAATCAG atgaatACAAGACACGGAAGTAGAAGATTTGAGAAGGAAATTGGACAGATAGATTTGTCCCACTTCCCTTAG